Genomic segment of Desulfocurvibacter africanus subsp. africanus DSM 2603:
GTGGGGTCGGCGGCCATCTTGTAGCGAACGTTCTCCAGCAGCCGCTCGGAAGTGCGCCAGGCCAGGTGCGCGAACTCGGTATCCGTGGACACTGACAGGACCTCGCAGCCCATCTTTGTGAGTTCCGCATGCTTGTCGGCCAGGTCGGCCAGCTCGGTGGGGCACACGAAGGTGAAGTCGGCCGGGTAGAAAACCAGCACGGTCCATTTGCCGGCCTTCTTTATGGTTTCAAGCTCCACATCCACGAAGCCGCCCTCGGTCGGGTCGTAGGCTTTCATCTTGAAATTCTTGACTTCCTGACCAACCTTGGCGATTTCCGCATGCTCCATATGATGGACTTCGCAGCTCATGTTCAGCCTCC
This window contains:
- a CDS encoding peroxiredoxin, with the translated sequence MSCEVHHMEHAEIAKVGQEVKNFKMKAYDPTEGGFVDVELETIKKAGKWTVLVFYPADFTFVCPTELADLADKHAELTKMGCEVLSVSTDTEFAHLAWRTSERLLENVRYKMAADPTGAVSRYFGVYVDDAGVALRGTFIISPEGKLVGSEINFLNVGRDASELMRKMQANIYLKDHPAEACPAKWTPGQKTLTPSEKIVGKVYESLRE